CGCTGCTGCAAAAGAAAATCACTCtcctctgcgctgattaggcctcacctggagcattgtgtccagttctggtcaccacatttcaggaaagacgcGGACAAGCTGGAGAGAGgccagagaaaagagaaaaaaaaattacggtctagaaaacatgccctCGGAGGGAAGTAGAACCTCTTTACAAAAGTGGGTTCTTACACTCTACACCTCCAAATAACTGCTCCCGGTCGCACATTTCTACACGCAGCAATTTCACATACGCTAGAGCGTAAGAAACCGCTACCCGCGTCAGGTGGCCGTTTAGGGCGGGGGCGGGTTTTACAAGCCGGGACGTGTCAGTAGCCGCTACCGGCAGCGCCTTCCGCCGCGGAGCCGTTTAACACGCTacaccggcagcggcgggcaCGAGCTAACGGGGGCGCTGATGTCACAGAGGGCGCGGCCCGGACCGTTgaagccccgcccccgcccccgccccgggaaGGGAACCGGCCCTGCCCGCAGACTCAGGCTGGCCACACGCTCGGTCACCCCTGGGCCGGGCGCGGGGTCACGCACGTCCCTCTGCGCTGGCGCTGGCGCTGGCGCTGAGGCCAAGCCCCGCCTCCTAGGACCCTCCCTGCGCCCCAGGGACACGGCCCATCCCCCTAGCGCTGCCCAGCACACCCGCCCCGCGGCTTTCTCAAGCTTCCGCTTCCGGGTCGCTCCCGCTGTTTCCGGGTTCGAGGCGTGAGGCCCTTCCGCGGCTGGGGCCGGTTGGAGCGGGAGAGGCCGGAAGCCGCCGTCGCTCGGGGAGGGATTTACCCCCCGCAGGTGAAGGGGAGGGTCTGTGAGACGGGGCTGGGCAGAGCCCCGCGGCCAGTTGTTGAGGCCTCCGCGGGCGGCGGCGGGGGCCTGCGATGCCGAGTCTGGTCCCCTGGGCGCGAGCAGCCGTTTCCCGGGTCCTGGCTGAGTCCCGGGCTGGGCACCGTGCTCCTGGAGAGATGCGGCCAAGCTGGAGAGTCCAGGGGGGAGCAAGGAAAATGAGACGCGTTTTAAAAATGTGGTCTCGGGGGAGAGGCTAACGGCGGGGTTTGGCTAGACTTGGGACGAGAAGACTCCGTGGGGAATGAGGGGGCTCATGACGGTCTCCGGATCCGTTAGGATGGGGATCAATTCCTCTCCATGTCGGCTGAaaggaggacaagaagtaacgggcGCAATGCGGAGCAAGGGAGACTGATGTTAAATATTAGGGGAACTCTTTGTCGCTCTAAGAGCGTTTAAGGTCTAGAACAGGCATCCAAGGGAAGttctggaatccccatcactggggaacaggttggacaaacacctgtcaggatggtctaggtttgcttGATCCTGCCTCAACACAGGGGCTGCATGATCTGGCCTCTCAAAGACCCCTCTGGTCCCAAATTTTGATGACCTAAGTGCAGTGATTCTTGTCAAGAGGAAGGAATGTGCCTCCAACACCGCAACAGTCCCTTGACATTAGTCCCTTTTGTCagattttctcttctcttttgtcCTGTGTAGTGTCCTGTGTGCTGGTCCCTGAGCTTTGCCTAATgagaaaaatgaaatatacatGATATGTTAAGGTTGTAGCAAGTGTTCCTTGTTACCTTTGTAACCTACATTAATGCTGTTAAAAAAACTAGCTGTTTATAAGGCTAAAAATGGGAAGAACATAACCCAACAGCTAACTATTTGCTGTTAGGAAGCATTTTGACTGTCATGGTTGGTATTGGGGTGCTAAATTTTCCTTTGAAGAATCTGGTCCAGGCCAGTACTCTTTCCATGGATAACAGGTATAAGATTTCAGTGTGTCTGATGCTGTTCACCGATTCTGTAAgacaattgtttttgttttttgagtagAGTCTTctgtattaaaaatacccatCGTTAATTCTAACAGTAAGCAAATAAAGTATTCCTTCAAATAAAAAAGCAGCATCTTGATATCCTTTGTAGGTAACTAATAAATTTTTCTCAAAGCTGGGCTGGTGATCATGGATGAGGCAAGGTGCTCAAGAACTTTTGTTATGTGAAATCAGCCCTATCGATTCTGTTGCAAATTTGAAGGTGGTGGTGAGAATTGTATGTCTGAGCGAACAGGTATTGGAAAAAATCTGCATAAAGGAACTGGTGAAATGCAATTAAATACTTATTTACCCAAAGTAAGACTTAATAATATTGAAAAACATTGTGAAAGAAAGATATAGAGTAGCATTCAATTCCTTATTTGTCTATTCAGTCAAATTCTTTTTTCTTCCATCGTGTAATGCAAAATTTGACAACTTagagataatattttttaaatagcaaagaaTTAAGCTATATCCAATTTGACATCAAAGGCATTCTGCTTGGTATTAATTGTCTggtcatttttttcccctatgttgctgcttttgattattttttctgtTCAGAATTCCTCTATGTAGCTCAGTAATTGTCCTATTGGATTTTCTAGGCCGTCAATGAAAGTGTGAAACCTACTGGCTGTTTCATAGCTGTGGATGATCAGTAACACTTCTCTCATCTTTATAAACCATGGCGTATCAACTGTATAGAAACACCACATTGGGGAACAGCCTTCAGGAGAGTTTGGATGAGCTCATACAGGTGGGAGACAAGTAGCTTAATGTGAAGTATGATTGAGCAGCGAGCTAATAGTTTAATTAAATTGCCAAACTACTCAGCTAGACCATGTTAAGAACTAAAAGCACTGCACTTCAAATGCAGGTATGTTACTCATTTCTCTGTAGTTGATTACTTGAAAAATCAAACTGTCATatgaaattaaaagtaaaaattaaaactgatatTTAGCATTTTATTGAAATATGAAAGCAAGTTTCTCACTTAAGTACTTGGGTTGAAGAAAAGCATCTTATGCAAATGAAATGGCCAACTTTTGTGTATCCTAGTAAATGAAAGTCTGATCTATAACCGGAAACTACCTATTTGATGTTGCTATTCCAGTCATCCATAATGAATATTTAGCACATGTGGTTTTCCCCAGTATCTTGGATGTAACAAAAACCTCTCAAATAGCAAACTTGTTCCTTTTCCATGAGTAAAGAAACCTTTGTCTATAACTTTCACATAAAGAGTATAAAACCTAGTTGGGGTGACAAACAATTTCAGGATGCCTCTTTTTTTATGCTTCCTCATGAATGCCAGCTAACTACCAAAaaactctttttccttctcttttgtattttaattattgGACTCCGAGACTCATCTGTCTCATCAAATCTCGGATTTCCAGTCTTTGCAATTGATTTTGCTAAGTAACTGTGCTATGCAGCAGGCTGGCGCTGTCTCTGTCAGGTTTGGCTTGATGAGTCACTAATCAGGAGATCCTGGGTCTAGAGTGAACTGACAATTCTGATGTGTTGAAATCTGATGTTAATTCCTAGTCTTGTATGTCTGTAGAGGAGGCCATGGATGCAAAGACCATTCAAATGTGGCAATTACTGCATGTTTAATGgaaaatactctctctctctgcatgttGGTCACGTTTGTCTCCTCCACAAAGTtacaaaaactaacaaatttcacTTTACTCCATTTCCTCACTTAAATATAAAgtcataaatatatatttccaaTAAAGCTACTGGAAAAACTAGTCTACATCTTGAGGTTTGTTACATGAAAGCTTTGCGTTGATAATCCATTTTCATGCATTTTTGAGTCAGTTATAAagtcaagggttttttttgttgttgttgttgttgttgtttcaaaCCATAGTCTCAGCAGATCACCCCTCAGCTTGCCCTTCAAGTGCTACTTCAGTTTGACAAGGCTATAAATTCAGCATTGGCACAACGGGTCAGGAACAGAGTCAATTTCAGGGTAAGTGCACTAAATACTAAAGTCCCCATCTAACTAGTATTCTCCATCAGTGTTCAGACACTGCACTGAGAACTATAAGGCTTGTTATCTCTGTGTGCTATGGATGGAAACAAGTCTTTTTATGGGTCCACTTTATTTCTATAAATAATACTGTTGTGTTACTCCacgtgatttagttggggatgggccctgctttgagcagggggatggactagatgacctcctgaggtcccttccaaccctgataatttatgattctatgtgctaTCTGTAGCATGTTGAACTAAATTCCTGGTTGTTTATGTGATTATAATAtgttgcctgcctgcctgcaggcTGTTTGAGTTTCATGTAGTTGTCACAATTCTGCCATGGAATTGTCCAAGAAATACAGAAGCCAGAAAGTTGACAGGGATTTAGAGGAAAGGTAATGGAAAGTAAGATCCTGCCAGCTCTACATGAAATTAGTTGCTGGTATTCCAAAATGCTCTAAAGATGATAATTCATGCTTTCTAAATCACTAGTGCATAATGGGATAGGTGACTAAAATGTTATGTAATCATTTAAACACTTCAGAGAGGAGTGCTCAGTCACCCTCTTCTCTGCACCCCTTCTTGATTAGCTTAATTGTTTTGCACGTATGGCTTGAACAGCTAGCTAATGTTGCCTATAATGGTAAGGCATTCAGCTGCAAGGTCTGAATTATGAATGccaaatagatttttttggtttcGATTGTGGGCATTTTCATTTCTGGTTGAGCTCAATATTTGGGAGGCAGGCAGTTTGTAACTTCCTTGGACACAATGTACAGAAATGAGGTGAAATAAAGTAGTTTATTAACCATGTGTGTGATTCAGTGAATacacccccatccccttcccGCAGAATTACTTTgacagggaagccacaagagcaatcatgtgaccctccccagcagtatgttttgtcTGCctagggcagccggcagagaggtaaatcactgtggggccgggggcgggactggggaagacacAGCTGGTGGTTGctaccctgcactgggctcagctgctaatcctagctgggctggggtggacgggacttcctcttcccctgcacgacATCTGGGGCCGGGTCAGACCTAcatccagatttctcccccagaccctcccaccgagcctcatcccccctccccccctgcactgAGAACCCTCTGATAAgctccactccccctgcacctggatcaTCCGGATGAGCAACCCGGATTCCCTCCCCACTGAGTGCCAACCGGcagcacctggatccccactcaCTGAGCCCCATTCCTCCAACATCTGGATCCCTCGACACCCAAACTCCCCTGCTGTGCTCTATCACAGCCAGAGACCCCCCCCTTCACTctcccccgctgagccccaaccacctttacctggaccccctgcagagtcccattaccaacaagcccctgtgcatccatcCTTGGAATAAGGGTAACAGTTAATGTTTGATAATACTATAACATGACTCCTACTCTCAAGTGCAGAAAACTGTAAATTCATAAATATCCAACCACTGTACTTTATCATTTTGATTAGGTCATGTTAAACTCATAGTACAaattttctatcatctgccaAAGTAATAAAACTTCCTAATTTTCATAATCTGCCTTTGAGATATTTTTGATATTCATTCTTCTTCTGTTTTGAATACTCTGGAGCAAAGAAATGTTCGTGTTTACTGAAATAGACTTTAGAAGTGAAACAAACCCTTTCTCAAATGTCAGTCTGAATTTGATTTTGAGAGAAAGTCCAGCATCATAAATGAACCTGTTTAAGTCCAGAAACACTGGTTGAATTAACAGGTGTATAGCATGCGTTTTAAatgaagaatgaaaataaaaatctttcacaCTGGGTCTAAATCAGCAAGTAGCCTCAAGTGAAAATCATCTGAGATGAGCTGTACATGAATTATGTGTTTTTGACTTTGTAAAtgatataaaatatataggaatgtaCAAAAAGTAACAAACCCCTGTCAtttattcagaaaacaaaaataatcatcaaTTTCCATCTCGGATCACGTAGCTCTACTTCTCTtcgtgtgatttttttttttcccccctcccatcaTTCATCCTATCAGTGTTAACACTttcaccagtggttctcagcctttccagactactgttctcctttcaggagtctgatttgtcttgcgtacctcaagtttcacctcacttaactacttgcttacaaaatcagacacacaaatacaaaagggtcacagcacgctattattgaaaaattgcttactttctcatttctaccatataattataaaataaatcaattggaatgtaaatattgtacttacatttcagtgtatagtatatagagcagtagaaacaagtcattgtatgaaattttagtttgcactgactttgctagtgctttttatgtagcctgttgtaaaactaggcaaatatctagacgaGTTATTCTACctgctggaagacctctgcgtactccCAGGGATACGTATACCCCTGGTAGAAACCACGAACTTGTACGACTGTGGTATTCAGAAAGCCAAAGGGAGAATAGTGTGACTGTTCTTATCACACAGAAATTTTATCCTATTTGAAGGAATCAATAAGTGAAAGGCTTATAAATGACCCATAATCTCCTCTTTATATAAATCTTGCTGATGAAGCCTGTGACTTTATTCTTCGTGTACTTTGAAAAACTCATAACCGTTTCAGAAGATTGGCTGTTTTGTATGATGATCTTCCTTACTTGCATAATGTTCTTATATGAACCTAAGAATTTCTACCACTTGGGGGCACTCAAACTAAACAATTTTCCTCAGATTTGCTTAAATCTGTGTTTCTTAGATTTTAGGATTGCATGTTCTGGCTCACAGTTATCTTAATAAAAGCAGCACATCCAATGTGGTTGTAAATATAAATGCACCTACTTTAATGAATATCAGTAAACTTCTTAACTATTTTTAGAAGCAGATAAGAGGACAATTTTTCAAATGTTAAGAATTTTTTAGCTGTAGCtacaagaataattttatttctgttactGTACTGGAGATcttttgaaaatagttttttttatgtTACATCTTTCTTTTAAAGGGCTCTCTGAATACATACAGATTCTGTGATAATGTGTGGACTTTTGTACTGAACGATGTTGAATTTAGAGAGGTAACTGAACTCGTGAAAGTGGATAAAGTGAAAATTGTTGCATGTGATGGAAAAAGTAAGTATAGTTCTGAACCGCAGTATAAATATTAGGTTAGCAGAGAAGACTTGAAAGATATTATGAAATACACTTTGTGCAGCCAGAGTTCTTAAATAGCTCCAATCACAGACTATCTTCTACCTCTAGTTATATCCTACATAACTTGGACTAAAACAGGAGTGCACAACCCTCCTGCACACGTGCAGAAATTAGATGATTAATTCAGATGAGCAAGTTACGAGTGTGTTCTGCATTGCATCATTGTCTTGTTTAAAGCTATTTTAGTTAAAGCTGTCTGGGGACTGGATTTTAGTGGTGTACGAATAAGCATAAATATGCTCGTGACAAGCCAAAGTATTACCAAAGATAAATGTGACTAGCCTTAATGGTCGCTAGTTACTAAATTatataaaacaattaaataacAAGATAGGAATTACTTCTACTGAAGAAATTGCTCTCTGAAGTACTTAAATTTCTCCGAAGTTCATTTACCTTCTGGTTATCAGAATGCCACTATGAAATAGGAAGCAAAGAAAAGtgtcactgtttgtttgttcagcaccaaTAAGTAACTAACAAGGGCGTTTTTGGAAGCCTTTGGTGAAACATTAGTTCTGTTCTTAAGAGACTGAGGGATCCCAGGGTTTGAGAAATGTTGTCTTTAGTATTACAGACCAAGTCCTGTAATTTGTGCACTCTGTCTTGACTGACACATATGTACTGTCCATGGAAAGTCATTAGCTCATACGTTCTCTCTACTAGTCTGGCTTGTTTATCCAAATGTTGTATTGAAATGCTTTACCGAAGAATAACTTTTATAGTTTCTAGCTGGTGGATTTCAGTTGCTTAAGATTCCTTTCTTAATACGTTAAAAGGAGGAAGTGAGAACAGAAAACCCTTTATagtacatctttttaaaaaaaaaaaaaaaaaaaagtcttgacgCATGGAACTGATCCTTTAGGGCTGTCTGGCCTTGACACGATTGTAGTGATGTTTTTAGACTAATTGATTCTCAACGACTGATAAGTTATTCCTTACAAATACCTTGTCTTTAATATTGGGCATGCATGTCCATTGATTCACCTCTTTATTTCTGAAGATGTATTTATTGTAGCAGCTAAAGGAAAATGTAATTTTCCATATCTGAATAAGTTCCATTTATAATATCACAGTATAAGTACCGGATTTGAAGACCACAGTACCATAAAGTTGCTGACAATATCTTCAGTATTTTTCAGCAAGTAGTTAGCTTCTTAAAATAAGGACTCTCCTATCCATTGTTATCTTGTCTTGGTGTTAATAACTAGACTACTCATTTGTCCCATGCCACCAGGAACAAGAGAGAGGTAATAGTTGTCAATATAAGAAACAGCAATATCAGCTGGCTGCCTCTCTCTTACAGAATACACTGTTGCTTTTGTGTTTAAGTAATTCAGCTTTATAAAGAACTCTTATGTCTATAAATCTGTTAAATACACTATTGCCCAGACTCTACAAAAGCCTGTACGTTGTCACTATCGGACATCTGATAAGCCATCTCTTGAACAGACTACGTGGCTTTCTAGCACTTGCATGCCCCAAGAGCATATCTTGTAAGCTGGCTAGAATCAAGTGTTTAAGTGTATTACTCTAATTTAGAGCAAActtacttcatttttaaaaatggggactTATTAGCAAACCCTGTATGGGGACAGCAAATTTTTGTGTTCAAAGTTTTCATTACTGCTAACCAAGTAAAATAACACAATTATGCCACGCTTTCTGCCTGGCAATGAAGGACGATACATATGGAAACAAAATTATCCAGGTGTGGCATTGTTTCAGCTTTTATAATACAGATACTAAATCATTGTATTTTGAGGTCAGCAGGGAAACATTTACCAACATACAGAATGTTCATTTTTTGTTAAGACATTGCAAAGTTGAAtataaattctgttttatttatacgctttctctttcttttctagaTACTGGTTCCAATACTGCAGAATGACtagaaatgtggggtttttttgtgcaaCATTTTCTGTTAAAATGCAGCACTTTCTGGAGAAAAGCATGGAAAAAAGG
Above is a window of Dermochelys coriacea isolate rDerCor1 chromosome 10, rDerCor1.pri.v4, whole genome shotgun sequence DNA encoding:
- the GTF2A2 gene encoding transcription initiation factor IIA subunit 2, with product MAYQLYRNTTLGNSLQESLDELIQSQQITPQLALQVLLQFDKAINSALAQRVRNRVNFRGSLNTYRFCDNVWTFVLNDVEFREVTELVKVDKVKIVACDGKNTGSNTAE